From Actinoplanes oblitus, a single genomic window includes:
- a CDS encoding discoidin domain-containing protein, producing the protein MTEFDSQRRGPSRADNLRLTKMPQRPPRPVPGYQPPVAPPPVVQPPAVAPPAPPPAPRRRRGWLAGLVVLLLAGGGAVAYRKQSEAAARPAPAVTTASPFPAGPEPRPSAVSRSPTGKINPDGVNLALHAACTASGIESDSWLPTFACDGDPATRWSSAFEEKQWLRADLKRRWELTTVTLKWERSYAVGYRVETSLDGKSWEKLYATAKGKGGTVKIRAKGRVARFVRMFGVKRVSRYGYSLLELEIR; encoded by the coding sequence GTGACCGAATTCGACAGCCAGCGGCGGGGGCCGTCGCGGGCGGACAACCTGCGGCTGACCAAAATGCCGCAGCGGCCACCCCGGCCGGTGCCGGGATATCAGCCGCCCGTGGCGCCGCCGCCCGTGGTGCAGCCGCCCGCGGTGGCGCCGCCCGCGCCGCCCCCGGCGCCACGCAGGCGCCGGGGCTGGCTGGCCGGGCTCGTGGTGCTGCTGCTGGCGGGCGGCGGCGCGGTGGCGTACCGGAAGCAGTCGGAGGCGGCCGCACGTCCCGCGCCCGCCGTGACCACCGCATCGCCCTTCCCGGCCGGGCCGGAGCCGCGACCGTCGGCGGTCTCCCGGAGCCCCACCGGGAAGATCAACCCGGACGGGGTGAACCTGGCCCTGCACGCGGCCTGCACGGCCTCCGGTATCGAGAGCGACTCCTGGCTGCCCACCTTCGCCTGCGACGGTGACCCGGCCACCCGCTGGTCGAGCGCCTTCGAGGAGAAGCAGTGGCTGCGCGCCGACCTGAAGCGCCGCTGGGAACTCACCACCGTGACGCTGAAGTGGGAGCGGTCCTACGCGGTCGGCTACCGCGTCGAGACCTCGCTGGACGGCAAGAGCTGGGAGAAGCTCTACGCCACCGCCAAGGGCAAGGGCGGCACCGTCAAGATCCGCGCGAAGGGCCGGGTCGCCCGGTTCGTGCGGATGTTCGGCGTCAAGCGGGTCAGCCGGTACGGGTACTCGCTGCTGGAGCTGGAGATCCGCTGA
- a CDS encoding putative bifunctional diguanylate cyclase/phosphodiesterase gives MNHWSTHQLTEFFAAVCAPQDEHSAVTVAVERAAEVLETEVGAVLRDGRVQVAWGANRDRLDGLLSGEGCPATLTLPGLSALHVTSAGFGTEPGGALLVARASDPLDPQERQLLQAMAQTLGLALANIGLLSAERRLREEREREAAERLALVESLREARHDSLTSLPTRVLFLEMLAEKLHAGQPTSVLFIDLDRFKAVNDSLGHRAGDDLLGLVAGRVRGCLRPSDTAARIGGDEFAVLLGDCRAEQAVPVAQRLIDAIKQPFVVSGQEVFIGASIGIAAGPGPAPGDLLGNADVAMYRAKQEGPGKVVLFEPRMHADALARLTLNGDLQRALTLGEFRLQYQPLISLDSGRPVGVEALVRWQNPERGYVSPADFVPMAEETGLISDLGRWVLHTAGRQAAAWRRTRPELGLNVNVSGRQLTDPQFAADVERMLTECRLPPAAVTLELTESVLMSDPKTAIACLRDLQDLGVDVSIDDFGTGYSSLSYLQRLPVDELKIDRAFISRETPTKADLAVIRTIVELARTLDLRTVIEGIETADQRDAMRRLGCDLGQGYHLCRPVHPEDLLRSIDPPLVA, from the coding sequence ATGAACCACTGGTCGACCCACCAGCTCACCGAATTCTTCGCCGCGGTCTGCGCACCGCAGGACGAGCATTCGGCCGTCACCGTCGCGGTGGAGCGCGCTGCCGAAGTGCTGGAGACCGAGGTCGGCGCGGTGCTGCGCGATGGCCGGGTGCAGGTTGCCTGGGGCGCCAACCGCGACCGGCTGGACGGCCTGCTGTCCGGAGAAGGTTGCCCGGCGACACTCACCCTGCCGGGCCTGTCGGCGCTGCACGTGACGAGTGCCGGGTTCGGCACCGAACCGGGCGGCGCGCTGCTGGTCGCCCGGGCGAGTGATCCGCTCGACCCGCAGGAGCGGCAGCTGCTGCAGGCCATGGCGCAGACCCTCGGGCTGGCGCTGGCCAACATCGGGCTGCTCTCGGCGGAGCGCCGGCTGCGCGAGGAGCGCGAGCGGGAGGCGGCCGAGCGGCTGGCCCTGGTGGAGTCGTTGCGCGAGGCCCGGCACGACTCGCTGACCAGCCTGCCGACCCGGGTGCTGTTCCTGGAGATGCTGGCCGAGAAGCTGCACGCCGGGCAGCCGACCAGCGTGCTCTTCATCGACCTGGACCGGTTCAAGGCGGTCAACGACAGCCTCGGGCACCGGGCCGGTGACGACCTGCTCGGGCTGGTGGCCGGCCGGGTGCGCGGCTGCCTGCGCCCGTCGGACACCGCGGCCCGGATCGGCGGCGACGAGTTCGCGGTGCTGCTCGGCGACTGCCGGGCCGAGCAGGCCGTCCCGGTCGCCCAGCGGCTGATCGACGCGATCAAGCAGCCGTTCGTGGTGAGCGGGCAGGAGGTCTTCATCGGGGCCAGCATCGGGATCGCCGCCGGTCCCGGCCCGGCGCCCGGTGACCTGCTCGGCAACGCGGATGTGGCGATGTACCGGGCCAAACAGGAGGGCCCCGGCAAGGTGGTGCTCTTCGAGCCGCGGATGCACGCCGACGCCCTGGCCCGGCTCACCCTCAACGGCGACCTGCAGCGGGCGCTCACGCTCGGCGAGTTCCGGCTGCAGTACCAGCCGCTGATCTCGCTGGACAGCGGCCGGCCGGTCGGCGTGGAGGCCCTGGTGCGCTGGCAGAACCCGGAACGCGGATACGTCTCGCCGGCCGACTTCGTGCCGATGGCCGAGGAGACCGGGCTGATCAGCGACCTCGGCCGGTGGGTGCTGCACACCGCGGGCCGGCAGGCGGCCGCCTGGCGGCGCACCCGGCCCGAGCTGGGGCTGAACGTCAACGTGTCGGGGCGGCAGCTGACCGACCCGCAGTTCGCCGCGGACGTGGAGCGGATGCTCACCGAGTGCCGGCTGCCGCCCGCCGCGGTCACCCTGGAACTGACCGAGTCGGTGCTGATGAGCGACCCGAAGACGGCCATCGCCTGCCTGCGGGACCTGCAGGATCTCGGGGTGGACGTGTCCATCGACGACTTCGGCACCGGTTACTCGTCGCTGTCCTACCTGCAGCGGCTGCCGGTCGACGAGCTGAAGATCGACAGGGCGTTCATCAGCCGGGAGACGCCGACCAAGGCCGATCTCGCGGTGATCCGCACGATCGTCGAGCTGGCCCGGACCCTGGATCTGCGCACGGTGATCGAGGGGATCGAGACCGCCGATCAGCGCGACGCGATGCGCCGGCTCGGCTGTGACCTGGGGCAGGGCTACCACCTGTGCCGGCCGGTGCACCCCGAGGACCTGCTGCGCAGCATCGATCCGCCGCTGGTGGCCTGA
- a CDS encoding SRPBCC family protein encodes MDLVTGAEVSIARVVAVPRERMWELITAVGRIGEWSPETVRIDGPAALVPGARFVGHNRYPDGFVSTVTCEITVVERPATFAYAALDDDGLAASLWRYELTDGEQPGTTLLHQTFRHGPGNTGMRVGAEADERALDRRLTGLCGNMLATIAAMTAMG; translated from the coding sequence ATGGATCTGGTCACGGGTGCCGAGGTGTCGATCGCGCGGGTGGTGGCGGTGCCGCGCGAGCGGATGTGGGAGCTGATCACCGCGGTCGGGCGGATCGGCGAGTGGAGTCCGGAGACGGTCCGGATCGACGGGCCGGCGGCGCTGGTGCCGGGTGCCCGGTTCGTCGGGCACAACCGCTATCCGGACGGCTTCGTGAGCACGGTGACCTGCGAGATCACGGTGGTGGAGCGGCCGGCGACGTTCGCCTACGCGGCGCTGGACGACGACGGGCTGGCGGCCTCGCTGTGGCGGTACGAGCTCACCGACGGCGAGCAGCCGGGGACGACGCTGCTGCACCAGACGTTCCGGCACGGGCCCGGCAACACCGGCATGCGGGTCGGGGCCGAGGCGGACGAGCGGGCACTGGACCGGCGACTGACCGGGCTGTGCGGCAACATGCTGGCCACCATCGCGGCGATGACCGCGATGGGTTAG
- a CDS encoding ATP-binding protein has product MTAADVSSREAEVLTLVGRHLSNAEIAAKLFISVRTVESHVSALLRKLDVADRRALARRAGAGGAPRNPLPTPLTSFVGRAAERAALAGMLATHRQVTAVGPGGVGKTRLALAVAAEIGGDHPDGVWFVDLVPVTGPGPCVVAAAVAAAMGIGEQLGRAMTESVVDALADRDVLLVLDNCEQVRDGVAPFLEKLLSTCPRVTVLATSRARLMVPFERVYPVPPLSLDGGGESDAVALFMDRAAAASWPPNHALRDPIAAFCARLDGMALAIELAAARWPTLGLDGLTAGLADPLRMLEGGSRTDERHRSVRAALDWSHALLAPADRALLRRLSVFVAPFTREAASEVAGATADGLARLAEQSLLVVLPSSSGTEFRLLETIRQYGTEQLTAMGELAEARARHLRWCERQADELRGFAEGWRVRFDAVADDLRAAQAWSDDYPLTRKLAELTFARKLAAESQIRFEQAAALATDPAEAAEMFRQAAAVAGCRIRGDDAYRYLLAAAEITPDPAAAARDLATAATTTHRFWGKFDHLPARQETIELVERARGLAGDDPAARAAVALAEAGVLSDAFGAAQGPADNAVPETVARAERAVDLAHQLGDPLAESAALDALIGARCWAGDTFGTAATARRRIVLLAATPDTPAASHELLDALGMATETALGAGDLPGARRTGRQLAEHPLMSEVGHRGTCWLVVTEALAGDTGAVLRYGERFLESWQRAGRPAKSALAPAAAAVAMVHGLRGERDERERWLAVLAAMGVTAEYTYGYGAVFDAIVLLDRDRVAEAADRLEPEPDEVWKWVTWIWLHWYVALRAEAAVLSGHPRAAARIAAARRTVAGNPVATALVDRAGALLAGDPAGVRATAAAFEAAGCAYQAARSRRLSGSPAPAASTRTG; this is encoded by the coding sequence ATGACTGCCGCAGACGTCTCGTCCCGCGAGGCCGAGGTGCTGACCCTGGTGGGCCGGCACCTGAGCAACGCCGAGATCGCGGCGAAGCTGTTCATCTCGGTGCGGACCGTGGAGAGCCACGTCTCCGCCCTGCTGCGCAAGCTGGACGTCGCCGACCGGCGCGCCCTGGCCCGGCGAGCCGGTGCGGGCGGGGCGCCGAGAAACCCGCTGCCGACGCCGCTGACCTCGTTCGTGGGCCGGGCCGCGGAGCGTGCCGCGCTCGCCGGGATGCTCGCCACGCATCGGCAGGTCACCGCGGTCGGCCCGGGTGGGGTGGGCAAGACGCGGCTCGCGCTGGCGGTGGCCGCCGAGATCGGCGGGGATCATCCCGACGGCGTCTGGTTCGTCGACCTGGTTCCGGTAACCGGCCCCGGCCCGTGCGTGGTGGCGGCCGCCGTCGCCGCCGCGATGGGCATCGGCGAGCAACTGGGCCGGGCGATGACCGAGTCGGTGGTGGACGCCCTCGCCGACCGGGACGTGCTGCTCGTGCTGGACAACTGCGAGCAGGTCCGCGACGGGGTGGCGCCGTTCCTGGAGAAACTGCTGTCCACCTGCCCGCGCGTCACGGTGCTGGCGACCAGCCGGGCCCGGCTGATGGTGCCGTTCGAGCGGGTCTACCCGGTGCCGCCGCTGTCGCTGGACGGTGGTGGCGAGTCGGACGCGGTGGCGCTGTTCATGGACCGGGCCGCCGCCGCGAGCTGGCCGCCCAACCACGCGCTGCGCGACCCGATCGCGGCGTTCTGCGCCCGCCTCGACGGGATGGCCCTGGCGATCGAGCTCGCCGCGGCCCGCTGGCCGACGCTGGGGCTGGACGGGCTGACCGCGGGGCTGGCGGATCCGCTGCGGATGCTGGAGGGCGGCTCGCGCACCGACGAGCGGCACCGGTCGGTCCGCGCCGCGCTGGACTGGAGTCACGCGCTGCTCGCCCCGGCGGATCGGGCGCTGTTGCGGCGACTGTCGGTGTTCGTCGCGCCGTTCACCCGGGAGGCGGCGTCCGAGGTGGCCGGTGCGACGGCGGATGGGCTCGCCCGGCTGGCCGAGCAGAGCCTCCTCGTGGTCCTGCCATCGTCGTCCGGGACCGAGTTCCGGCTGTTGGAGACCATCCGGCAGTACGGGACCGAGCAGTTGACAGCGATGGGGGAGCTCGCCGAAGCCCGTGCCCGGCACCTGCGGTGGTGCGAGCGTCAAGCCGACGAACTACGGGGTTTCGCGGAGGGCTGGCGCGTCCGGTTCGACGCCGTCGCCGACGACCTGCGCGCCGCCCAGGCCTGGTCCGACGACTACCCGCTGACCCGCAAGCTCGCCGAGCTCACCTTCGCCCGCAAGCTCGCCGCCGAGTCGCAGATCCGGTTCGAGCAGGCCGCCGCGCTGGCCACCGACCCGGCCGAGGCCGCCGAGATGTTCCGGCAGGCCGCCGCGGTCGCCGGCTGCCGGATCCGCGGTGACGACGCCTACCGCTACCTGCTGGCCGCCGCCGAGATCACCCCGGACCCGGCGGCCGCCGCGCGGGACCTGGCCACGGCGGCCACCACCACGCACCGGTTCTGGGGCAAGTTCGACCACCTGCCGGCCCGCCAGGAGACGATCGAGCTGGTCGAGCGGGCGCGCGGGCTGGCCGGCGACGACCCGGCCGCCCGGGCCGCCGTGGCGCTGGCCGAGGCCGGGGTGCTCAGCGACGCGTTCGGGGCGGCGCAGGGGCCGGCCGACAACGCCGTACCGGAGACGGTGGCCCGGGCCGAGCGGGCCGTCGACCTCGCCCACCAGCTCGGCGACCCGCTGGCCGAGTCGGCGGCGCTGGACGCGCTGATCGGCGCGCGGTGCTGGGCCGGCGACACGTTCGGCACCGCTGCCACCGCCCGCAGGCGGATCGTCCTGCTGGCCGCCACGCCGGACACCCCGGCCGCCTCGCACGAGCTGCTCGACGCGCTCGGGATGGCCACCGAGACCGCGCTCGGCGCCGGTGACCTGCCCGGTGCCCGCCGTACCGGCCGGCAGCTCGCCGAGCATCCGCTGATGAGCGAGGTCGGGCACCGGGGCACCTGCTGGCTGGTGGTGACCGAGGCCCTCGCCGGCGACACCGGCGCGGTGCTGCGGTACGGCGAACGGTTCCTGGAGTCCTGGCAGCGGGCCGGTCGCCCGGCCAAGTCGGCGCTGGCCCCGGCGGCCGCCGCGGTCGCCATGGTGCACGGGCTGCGCGGCGAGCGGGACGAGCGGGAGCGGTGGCTCGCCGTGCTGGCGGCGATGGGGGTGACCGCGGAGTACACGTACGGCTACGGCGCGGTCTTCGACGCGATCGTGCTGCTCGACCGGGACCGGGTCGCCGAGGCCGCGGACCGCCTCGAGCCGGAGCCGGACGAGGTGTGGAAGTGGGTCACCTGGATCTGGCTGCACTGGTATGTGGCGCTGCGCGCCGAGGCCGCCGTGCTGAGCGGGCACCCGCGGGCGGCGGCGCGGATCGCGGCGGCCCGGCGGACGGTGGCCGGCAACCCGGTCGCGACGGCCCTGGTGGACCGGGCCGGCGCCCTGCTCGCCGGGGACCCGGCGGGGGTGCGGGCGACGGCGGCGGCGTTCGAGGCGGCCGGGTGTGCCTACCAGGCCGCCCGCTCCCGGCGACTCAGCGGATCTCCAGCTCCAGCAGCGAGTACCCGTACCGGCTGA
- a CDS encoding VOC family protein, with the protein MNKGIKTVLHTVSDLDAAKTLYTALLGIAPQTDTSYYVGFDTDAQHIGLLPAKDGVTAPVAYWEVDDIEAKLTELTAAGATVKEKAHDVGGGRLVATVTDPDGNVLGLLQDS; encoded by the coding sequence ATGAACAAGGGAATCAAGACCGTACTGCACACGGTGTCCGACCTGGACGCGGCGAAGACGCTCTACACCGCCCTGCTCGGTATCGCCCCGCAGACGGATACCTCGTACTATGTCGGTTTTGACACCGATGCTCAGCACATCGGCCTGCTCCCGGCGAAGGACGGCGTCACCGCGCCGGTCGCCTACTGGGAGGTCGACGACATCGAGGCGAAGCTGACCGAGCTGACCGCCGCCGGCGCCACCGTCAAGGAGAAGGCCCACGACGTCGGCGGCGGCCGCCTGGTGGCCACCGTCACCGACCCGGACGGCAACGTCCTCGGCCTGCTCCAGGACAGCTGA
- a CDS encoding PHP domain-containing protein encodes MAMPADSHVHTEFSWDTRVGSMERTCERAVAIGLPAIAFTEHVDHTRWTVPATGPYASDELRAAADPDGMITPPAFDALGYLETIDRCRTRFPQLRILTGMEVGEPHWHAAQCARILATGTFDRVLGSLHCLPDGAGFAEPWALFPHRDPADLVREYLTEIPEMVAGDHPFTVLAHIDYPLRFWPADRSGPFDPMPFEEHFRYALRATAASGRALEINTRIPLDATILRWWHEEGGEAVTFGSDAHQPDLIAHGFPEAAAMAEAHGFRPGSRPYDFWPRTN; translated from the coding sequence ATGGCGATGCCGGCGGACAGTCATGTGCACACCGAGTTCTCCTGGGACACGCGGGTCGGTTCGATGGAGCGCACCTGCGAGCGCGCCGTGGCGATCGGGCTGCCGGCGATCGCCTTCACCGAGCACGTCGACCACACCCGGTGGACCGTGCCGGCCACCGGGCCCTACGCCAGCGACGAGTTGCGCGCCGCCGCCGACCCGGACGGCATGATCACGCCGCCGGCCTTCGACGCGCTCGGTTATCTCGAGACGATCGACAGGTGCCGCACCCGGTTCCCGCAGTTGCGCATCCTCACCGGCATGGAGGTCGGCGAACCGCACTGGCACGCCGCGCAGTGCGCGAGAATCCTCGCCACCGGCACCTTCGACCGCGTTCTCGGCTCGCTGCACTGCCTGCCGGACGGCGCCGGTTTCGCCGAGCCGTGGGCGTTGTTCCCGCACCGCGACCCCGCCGACCTCGTCCGCGAATACCTCACCGAGATCCCGGAAATGGTCGCCGGCGACCATCCTTTCACCGTTCTGGCGCACATCGACTATCCGCTGCGCTTCTGGCCCGCCGACCGTTCCGGACCATTCGACCCGATGCCGTTCGAAGAGCATTTCCGGTACGCCCTGCGCGCCACCGCCGCATCCGGTCGCGCCCTGGAAATCAACACCCGGATCCCGCTCGACGCGACGATTCTGCGCTGGTGGCACGAGGAGGGCGGGGAAGCCGTCACGTTCGGCAGCGACGCACACCAGCCCGACCTGATAGCCCACGGCTTTCCCGAGGCCGCCGCGATGGCCGAGGCGCACGGCTTCCGCCCCGGCTCCCGTCCCTACGATTTCTGGCCGCGAACGAACTGA
- a CDS encoding helix-turn-helix domain-containing protein: MIAWEFGAADLAGLRFAHSPMAELVASVLALRGGPAGWLRPDWSVRTAATMRALPALRAVLCGPRGHAPDFLTPVPAVARPSLDDELAVIAATPLDQVAEQVTAGWAGEGPPVVRRFAEAPAVALTGLLGEIREYHAAAIAPVWSRLRATAEAEIATRVRVAAERSPRAIFDGLHPRLDWDGSALLLKYPDKSGEWSADTREMTLLPTAFAGPHVYAMTGATTGRSLWYAPTGYGNLWSPPPQPSAALSALLGPTRAAVLTLLATPATTGEVATLLGLAPATASHHLTTLRDAGLITPHRTGRRLHYQHTHLGHQLTEG; the protein is encoded by the coding sequence GTGATTGCGTGGGAGTTCGGAGCGGCCGACCTGGCCGGGTTGCGGTTCGCGCACTCGCCGATGGCGGAGCTGGTGGCGAGCGTGTTGGCGCTGCGTGGCGGCCCGGCCGGGTGGCTGCGCCCGGACTGGTCGGTCCGGACCGCCGCGACGATGCGGGCGCTGCCGGCGTTACGTGCCGTGCTGTGCGGTCCGCGCGGTCACGCCCCGGATTTCCTGACCCCGGTGCCGGCGGTCGCCCGGCCGTCGCTCGACGACGAGCTGGCGGTGATCGCCGCGACACCGCTCGATCAGGTGGCGGAGCAGGTGACGGCCGGCTGGGCGGGGGAGGGGCCGCCGGTGGTCCGGCGGTTCGCGGAGGCGCCGGCGGTGGCGCTGACCGGGTTGCTGGGGGAGATCCGCGAGTATCACGCCGCTGCCATCGCCCCGGTGTGGTCCCGGTTGCGGGCCACGGCGGAGGCGGAGATCGCCACCCGGGTGCGGGTCGCGGCCGAGCGCAGCCCGCGGGCGATCTTCGACGGTCTGCACCCGAGGCTGGACTGGGACGGTTCCGCCCTCCTCCTCAAATATCCAGACAAGTCGGGTGAGTGGTCCGCCGACACGCGGGAGATGACGCTTCTCCCGACCGCTTTCGCCGGCCCCCACGTCTACGCCATGACCGGCGCGACAACCGGCCGCTCCCTCTGGTACGCCCCCACCGGTTACGGCAACCTCTGGTCCCCGCCCCCGCAGCCGTCCGCCGCGCTGTCCGCCCTGCTGGGCCCGACCCGCGCGGCCGTCCTCACCCTGCTCGCCACGCCGGCCACCACCGGCGAGGTGGCCACGCTCCTGGGCCTGGCCCCGGCCACCGCCTCGCACCACCTGACCACGCTGCGCGACGCCGGCCTGATCACCCCGCACCGCACCGGCCGCCGCCTGCACTACCAGCACACCCACCTGGGCCACCAGCTCACCGAAGGCTGA
- a CDS encoding aldo/keto reductase produces MEYTRLGRTGLTVSRLCLGTMNFGWQIDEEAAHEVLDHAFGAGITFVDTANMYGREDGDGLSERIIGSWLAKTGNRDRTVLATKVYAPMSDDPNDRGLSARHLIASCEASLRRLGTDWIDLFQMHHIDRGTPWEEIWQAMETLTSQGKIRYVGSSNFAGWHLARAQAAADRRNFLGIVSEQCKYNLLTRHAELEVLPAAAELGIGVLPYSPLHFGALSGALRKQREGVPGRSVLHAADRVEPHRAAIRRFEELCAELGREPAAVAIGWLLSRPEVTAPVLGPRTPAQLDVPVAPLAADVLARLDEIFPPVGKGGPAPEAWAW; encoded by the coding sequence ATGGAGTACACCCGTCTCGGCCGGACCGGCCTGACCGTCAGCCGGCTCTGTCTCGGCACCATGAACTTCGGCTGGCAGATCGACGAGGAGGCCGCCCACGAGGTGCTCGACCACGCGTTCGGCGCCGGGATCACGTTCGTCGACACCGCCAACATGTACGGCAGGGAGGACGGCGACGGCCTCAGCGAACGGATCATCGGCAGCTGGCTGGCGAAGACCGGCAACCGGGATCGGACGGTGCTGGCCACCAAGGTCTATGCGCCGATGTCCGACGACCCCAACGACCGCGGCCTGTCCGCCCGCCACCTCATCGCCTCCTGCGAGGCGTCGCTGCGCCGGCTCGGCACCGACTGGATCGACCTGTTCCAGATGCACCACATCGACCGCGGCACGCCGTGGGAGGAGATCTGGCAGGCGATGGAGACCCTCACCAGCCAGGGCAAGATCCGGTACGTCGGCTCGTCGAACTTCGCCGGCTGGCACCTGGCCCGCGCGCAGGCCGCCGCCGATCGGCGCAACTTCCTCGGGATCGTCTCGGAGCAGTGCAAGTACAACCTGCTGACCCGGCATGCCGAGCTGGAGGTGCTGCCGGCCGCCGCGGAGCTGGGCATCGGGGTCCTGCCGTACTCGCCGCTGCACTTCGGGGCCCTCTCCGGCGCGCTGCGCAAACAGCGGGAGGGGGTGCCGGGCCGCAGCGTGCTGCACGCGGCGGACCGTGTCGAGCCGCATCGGGCCGCGATCCGGCGGTTCGAGGAGTTGTGCGCGGAGCTGGGACGGGAACCGGCGGCGGTGGCGATCGGCTGGCTGCTGTCCCGGCCGGAGGTGACCGCACCGGTCCTCGGGCCGCGCACGCCGGCGCAGCTGGACGTCCCGGTGGCGCCGCTGGCGGCGGACGTGCTGGCTCGGTTGGACGAGATCTTCCCGCCGGTGGGGAAGGGTGGGCCCGCCCCGGAGGCGTGGGCTTGGTAG
- a CDS encoding FIST signal transduction protein has product MKHVSSAGPGVRWFGTGYSTLADPAAAGAQAATEALAGRDPAVVFVFCSIGYQVPELFDALRAQVTADTVIVGCSTSGQLADGRVDLAGVAMAAWGGEGFAVRTQVARAASTRLRAAGADAAACLAGVDGEHQALLLIGDGLTGNQHEFVRGAFSVAGAAVPLVGGCAASSFTAVRTYQFHGGRDGVEIMSDTVVGVAIGSSAPLGVGIAHGWRKDGDAMVITSSRDGRVLEFDGEPALDVYLRRLGLDESVLDDRDGFQALAFHHPLGLSRRTAEDIRVIHGGDRAERSLRCLADVPQGALAWLMSGDRDALLDGAAEATGQALDALGGRPALGMLVFDCAARWIKLGDDGVRQENVEIGKRLDGVPFAGFYTNGEIARIRGALGMHQFTVVTLALG; this is encoded by the coding sequence ATGAAGCACGTCAGCAGCGCCGGGCCGGGAGTCCGCTGGTTCGGCACCGGCTACAGCACCCTCGCCGACCCGGCCGCGGCCGGAGCCCAGGCCGCCACCGAGGCGCTGGCCGGGCGGGACCCGGCGGTGGTGTTCGTGTTCTGCTCGATCGGCTACCAGGTGCCGGAGCTGTTCGACGCCCTGCGCGCGCAGGTCACCGCGGACACGGTGATCGTCGGGTGCAGTACGTCCGGGCAGCTCGCGGACGGGCGGGTGGACCTGGCGGGGGTGGCGATGGCGGCCTGGGGCGGCGAGGGCTTCGCCGTGCGTACCCAAGTCGCCCGAGCCGCGAGCACCCGCCTCCGTGCGGCGGGCGCCGACGCCGCCGCCTGCCTCGCCGGCGTGGACGGCGAGCATCAGGCGCTGCTGTTGATCGGTGACGGGCTGACCGGCAACCAGCACGAATTCGTGCGCGGGGCGTTCTCCGTGGCCGGCGCCGCCGTGCCGCTGGTCGGCGGGTGCGCCGCGTCGAGCTTCACCGCGGTGCGGACCTATCAGTTCCACGGCGGCCGGGACGGCGTGGAGATCATGTCGGACACCGTGGTCGGCGTCGCGATCGGCTCGTCCGCGCCGCTGGGCGTCGGGATCGCGCACGGCTGGCGCAAGGACGGCGACGCCATGGTGATCACCAGCAGCCGCGACGGGCGGGTCCTGGAGTTCGACGGCGAGCCGGCGCTCGACGTCTACCTGCGCCGGCTCGGCCTCGACGAATCGGTGCTCGACGACCGGGACGGCTTCCAGGCGCTGGCCTTCCACCACCCGCTCGGGCTGTCCCGGCGCACCGCCGAGGACATCCGGGTGATCCACGGCGGGGACCGGGCCGAACGCTCGCTCCGCTGCCTGGCCGACGTGCCGCAGGGCGCGCTCGCCTGGCTGATGAGCGGCGATCGGGACGCGCTGCTGGACGGCGCGGCCGAGGCGACCGGGCAGGCGCTGGACGCGCTCGGCGGGCGGCCGGCGCTGGGCATGCTGGTCTTCGACTGCGCGGCCCGATGGATCAAGCTGGGCGACGACGGCGTGCGACAGGAGAACGTCGAGATCGGCAAGCGGCTGGACGGTGTGCCGTTCGCCGGCTTCTACACCAACGGGGAGATCGCCCGGATCCGCGGTGCGCTCGGCATGCACCAGTTCACCGTGGTGACCCTGGCCCTGGGATGA